A section of the Callithrix jacchus isolate 240 chromosome 14, calJac240_pri, whole genome shotgun sequence genome encodes:
- the LOC118147382 gene encoding endogenous retrovirus group FC1 Env polyprotein-like, producing the protein MLTRFSNGSLDFNIRDPWHSCWDAGVSASSLVAARLGSGALGYSVTSATQLKDKLCMAIEASAASLASLQQQITSLAQGQCCYYINETGLVEENVSTLYHLQEDLHKKQNVSVSPLNWWQSPKLTWLTPIITPIIIVCLLLMLAPFVLRVLQASMREISRVAINQMLLHPCPTPNQGPKCKASCLAGRLDTPTSALST; encoded by the exons ATGCTCACTCGCTTCAGTAATGGTTCCTTAGACTTCAACATCCGCGACCCCTGGCACAGCTGTTGGGATGCAGGCGTGTCTG CATCCTCTCTGGTGGCGGCCAGGCTGGGTAGTGGTGCCCTAGGCTACAGTGTCACCTCAGCCACTCAACTAAAGGACAAGCTTTGCATGGCTATTGAAGCGTCGGccgcctccctggcctccctccagcaACAAATCACATCACTGGCCCAG GGGCAGTGCTGCTATTACATCAATGAAACAGGCcttgtagaagaaaatgtcagCACTCTCTATCACCTCCAAGAGGACCTCCACAAGAAGCAGAATGTATCAGTCTCACCTCTTAACTGGTGGCAATCCCCCAAGCTAACCTGGCTAACCCCTATTATCACTCCCATCATCATAGTTTGTCTTCTGTTAATGCTAGCCCCTTTTGTCCTCAGGGTTTTACAGGCCAGCATGAGAGAAATTTCCCGGGTGGCCATAAACCAGATGCTACTTCACCCATGTCCAACTCCCAACCAAG GGCCGAAATGTAAAGCTAGTTGCCTTGCCGGGAGgctggacacacccacctctgcactcagcacctga